A genomic stretch from Microtus pennsylvanicus isolate mMicPen1 chromosome 9, mMicPen1.hap1, whole genome shotgun sequence includes:
- the Fcho1 gene encoding F-BAR domain only protein 1 isoform X1, with protein MSYFGEHFWGDKNHGFEVLYHCVKQGPVATKELADFIRERASIEETYSKAMAKLSKLASNGTPMGTFAPLWEVFRVSSDKLALCHLELTRKLHDLLKDVLRYGEEQLKTHKKCKEEVLGTVDAVQVLASVGQLLPKCRENYLSRCMDVERLRRENTSQKEMDKAETKSKKAADSLRRSVDKYNSARADFETKMLDSALRFQAMEEAHLQHMKALLGSYAHSVEDTHVQIGQVHEEFKQNVENVTVDMLLRKFAESKGTGHEKPGPLDFDAYSTAALQEAMKRLRGAKAFRLPGLSRREPRASVDFLESDSGVPPEVDEEGFTVRPDVSHNTTAEPPRFSSSDSDFDDEEPRKFYVHIKPAPPRTAACSSEAAAAQLRATAGSLILPPGPGGTMKRHSSRDTSGKAPRPQSAPRTGSCAERPLASEEPLSKSLFGPPLESAFDHEDFTGSSSLGFTSSPSPFSSSSPENVEDSGLDSPSHAAPDPSPESWVPRPGTPQSPPTCRMQHPEARGPIPRASSPGPWGPEAGTDSSLPADSTPREGLAAPPRRPRSRKVSCPLTRSNGDLVGGMCRSLSPSPLGSSAPSIGPDRPGFYTQMAHGISRGPSPVVLGSQDTLPVATAFTEYVHAYFRGHSPSCLARVTGELTMTFPAGIVRVFSGTPPPPVLSFRLVHTAPVEHFQPNADLIFSDPSQSDPETKDFWLNMTALTEALQHQAEQNPTASYYNLVLLRYQFSRPGPESVPLQMSAHWQCGPTLTRVTVEYSYRAGATTVSTPLTNVQILLPVGEPVTSVRLQPAASWSTEEKRFTWKLPDVCETGGSGRLSASWQPQSGPSTPSPVAAQFTSEGATLSGLDLELLGGGYRMSLVKRRFATGMYLTSC; from the exons TTGTGTGAAGCAGGGCCCTGTGGCCACCAAGGAACTGGCTGATTTCATTAGGGAAAG GGCCAGCATCGAAGAGACATACTCGAAGGCCATGGCCAAGCTGTCCAAGCTCGCCAGCAATGGCACCCCAATGGG GACCTTCGCCCCGCTCTGGGAGGTCTTCCGTGTGTCCTCGGACAAGCTGGCGCTGTGCCACCTAGAGCTGACGCGGAAACTTCACGACCTCCTCAAGGACGTGCTGCGCTATGGCGAGGAGCAGCTCAAGACCCACAAGAAG TGCAAGGAGGAAGTTCTGGGCACTGTGGATGCAGTGCAGGTATTGGCCAGCGTGGGTCAGCTCTTGCCCAAGTGTCGGGAGAATTACCTGAGCCGCTGCATGGACGTGGAGCGGCTGCGCAGAGAGAACACCAGCCAGAAGGAGATGGACAAG GCAGAAACCAAAAGCAAGAAGGCAGCTGACAGCCTGCGGCGCTCTGTGGATAAGTACAACTCTGCCCGGGCTGACTTTGAGACCAAGATGTTAGACTCAGCCTTG CGCTTTCAGGCCATGGAGGAGGCCCACCTGCAGCACATGAAGGCCTTGCTGGGCTCCTACGCGCACTCCGTGGAGGACACCCACGTGCAGATCGGGCAG GTGCACGAAGAATTTAAGCAGAACGTGGAAAATGTGACGGTGGACATGCTTCTCAGGAAGTTTGCGGAGAGCAAGGGCACCGGCCACGAGAAGCCTG GGCCTCTGGACTTTGATGCCTACAGCACAGCTGCCCTGCAGGAAG CAATGAAACGCCTCCGAGGAGCCAAGGCCTTCCGTCTTCCAGGACTGAGCCGGAGGGAGCCCCGTGCCTCTGT TGACTTCCTGGAGTCTGATTCGGGG gtaCCTCCAGAGGTGGACGAGGAAGGCTTCACTGTGCGCCCTGATGTTTCCCAcaaca CCACAGCCGAGCCCCCGCGATTCTCCTCTAGCGACTCTGATTTTGACGACGAGGAGCCTAGAAAGTTCTACGTTCACATCAAGCCTGCCCCACCCCGCACCGCGGCCTGCAGCTCCGAGGCTGCAGCTGCCCAGCTCAGGGCCACAGCAGGCAGCCTCATCCTCCCGCCAGGCCCAGGG GGCACCATGAAACGTCACTCGTCGC GGGACACTTCTGGGAAGGCACCGAGACCTCAGTCAGCCCCACGGACCGGCAG CTGTGCTGAGAGGCCGCTGGCCTCGGAGGAACCACTGTCCAAGAGCCTCTTTGGGCCGCCGCTGGAGTCAGCCTTTGACCACGAGGACTTCACGG GCTCCAGCAGCCTGGGCTTCACATCCAGCccatcccctttctcttcctcgtCCCCTGAGAATGTGGAAGACTCAGGCCTGGACTCTCCATCGCATGCTGCCCCCGACCCATCCCCTGAGTCCTGGGTCCCCAGGCCGGGCACCCCGCAGAGCCCACCCACCTGCAGGATGCAACACCCAGAGGCCAGGGGCCCCATTCCCCGTGCATCCTCGCCAGGCCCCTGGGGACCAGAGGCAGGCACAG ACTCCTCGCTGCCTGCTGACTCCACCCCCAGGGAGGGCCTAGCTGCACCACCCAGGAGACCTCGGTCCAGAAAAGTGTCCTGCCCGCTCACCAGGAGCAACGGTGACCTGGTGGGTGGCATG TGCCGATCCCTAAGTCCCTCCCCTCTGGGATCTTCTGCCCCGAGCATCGGCCCGGATCGGCCTGGCTTCTACACTCAGATGGCTCATG GCATCTCCCGTGGCCCCAGCCCTGTGGTCCTGGGGTCCCAGGACACCCTGCCTGTGGCCACAGCCTTCACTGAGTATGTTCATGCCTATTTCCGTGGCCACAGCCCCAG ctgcctggctcgaGTCACGGGAGAATTGACCATGACCTTTCCTGCGGGCATTGTGCGAGTGTTCAGTgggaccccacccccacccgtcCTCAGCTTCCGGCTCGTGCACACGGCGCCCGTGGAACACTTTCAGCCCAACGCTGACTTGATCTTCAG TGACCCCTCCCAGAGTGACCCAGAGACGAAAGACTTCTGGCTGAACATGACGGCGCTAACAGAGGCCCTGCAACACCAGGCGGAGCAGAACCCTACCGCTTCCTACTACAACCTGGTGCTGCTGCGCTACCAG TTCTCCCGCCCTGGGCCCGAGTCAGTGCCCCTGCAAATGAGCGCCCACTGGCAGTGCGGGCCCACGCTCACGCGGGTCACGGTGGAGTACAGCTACCGTGCGGGTGCCACCACGGTGTCCACGCCGCTCACTAATGTCCAAATCCTGCTGCCTGTGGGAGAGCCGGTGACCAGCGTGCGTCTGCAGCCTGCTGCCAGCTG GAGCACAGAGGAAAAGAGATTCACGTGGAAGCTTCCAGATGTGTGTGAGACAGGAG GCTCCGGCCGCCTGTCCGCCAGCTGGCAGCCGCAGTCAGGGCCCAGTACTCCCAGCCCGGTGGCCGCGCAGTTCACCAGTGAGGGTGCCACGCTGTCCGGTCTGGACCTGGAGCTGCTGGGCGGCGGCTATCGCATGTCCCTGGTGAAGCGGAGATTCGCTACAG GGATGTACCTCACCAGCTGCTAA
- the Fcho1 gene encoding F-BAR domain only protein 1 isoform X2: MSYFGEHFWGDKNHGFEVLYHCVKQGPVATKELADFIRERASIEETYSKAMAKLSKLASNGTPMGTFAPLWEVFRVSSDKLALCHLELTRKLHDLLKDVLRYGEEQLKTHKKCKEEVLGTVDAVQVLASVGQLLPKCRENYLSRCMDVERLRRENTSQKEMDKAETKSKKAADSLRRSVDKYNSARADFETKMLDSALRFQAMEEAHLQHMKALLGSYAHSVEDTHVQIGQVHEEFKQNVENVTVDMLLRKFAESKGTGHEKPGPLDFDAYSTAALQEAMKRLRGAKAFRLPGLSRREPRASVDFLESDSGVPPEVDEEGFTVRPDVSHNTTAEPPRFSSSDSDFDDEEPRKFYVHIKPAPPRTAACSSEAAAAQLRATAGSLILPPGPGGTMKRHSSRDTSGKAPRPQSAPRTGSCAERPLASEEPLSKSLFGPPLESAFDHEDFTGSSSLGFTSSPSPFSSSSPENVEDSGLDSPSHAAPDPSPESWVPRPGTPQSPPTCRMQHPEARGPIPRASSPGPWGPEAGTDSSLPADSTPREGLAAPPRRPRSRKVSCPLTRSNGDLCRSLSPSPLGSSAPSIGPDRPGFYTQMAHGISRGPSPVVLGSQDTLPVATAFTEYVHAYFRGHSPSCLARVTGELTMTFPAGIVRVFSGTPPPPVLSFRLVHTAPVEHFQPNADLIFSDPSQSDPETKDFWLNMTALTEALQHQAEQNPTASYYNLVLLRYQFSRPGPESVPLQMSAHWQCGPTLTRVTVEYSYRAGATTVSTPLTNVQILLPVGEPVTSVRLQPAASWSTEEKRFTWKLPDVCETGGSGRLSASWQPQSGPSTPSPVAAQFTSEGATLSGLDLELLGGGYRMSLVKRRFATGMYLTSC, translated from the exons TTGTGTGAAGCAGGGCCCTGTGGCCACCAAGGAACTGGCTGATTTCATTAGGGAAAG GGCCAGCATCGAAGAGACATACTCGAAGGCCATGGCCAAGCTGTCCAAGCTCGCCAGCAATGGCACCCCAATGGG GACCTTCGCCCCGCTCTGGGAGGTCTTCCGTGTGTCCTCGGACAAGCTGGCGCTGTGCCACCTAGAGCTGACGCGGAAACTTCACGACCTCCTCAAGGACGTGCTGCGCTATGGCGAGGAGCAGCTCAAGACCCACAAGAAG TGCAAGGAGGAAGTTCTGGGCACTGTGGATGCAGTGCAGGTATTGGCCAGCGTGGGTCAGCTCTTGCCCAAGTGTCGGGAGAATTACCTGAGCCGCTGCATGGACGTGGAGCGGCTGCGCAGAGAGAACACCAGCCAGAAGGAGATGGACAAG GCAGAAACCAAAAGCAAGAAGGCAGCTGACAGCCTGCGGCGCTCTGTGGATAAGTACAACTCTGCCCGGGCTGACTTTGAGACCAAGATGTTAGACTCAGCCTTG CGCTTTCAGGCCATGGAGGAGGCCCACCTGCAGCACATGAAGGCCTTGCTGGGCTCCTACGCGCACTCCGTGGAGGACACCCACGTGCAGATCGGGCAG GTGCACGAAGAATTTAAGCAGAACGTGGAAAATGTGACGGTGGACATGCTTCTCAGGAAGTTTGCGGAGAGCAAGGGCACCGGCCACGAGAAGCCTG GGCCTCTGGACTTTGATGCCTACAGCACAGCTGCCCTGCAGGAAG CAATGAAACGCCTCCGAGGAGCCAAGGCCTTCCGTCTTCCAGGACTGAGCCGGAGGGAGCCCCGTGCCTCTGT TGACTTCCTGGAGTCTGATTCGGGG gtaCCTCCAGAGGTGGACGAGGAAGGCTTCACTGTGCGCCCTGATGTTTCCCAcaaca CCACAGCCGAGCCCCCGCGATTCTCCTCTAGCGACTCTGATTTTGACGACGAGGAGCCTAGAAAGTTCTACGTTCACATCAAGCCTGCCCCACCCCGCACCGCGGCCTGCAGCTCCGAGGCTGCAGCTGCCCAGCTCAGGGCCACAGCAGGCAGCCTCATCCTCCCGCCAGGCCCAGGG GGCACCATGAAACGTCACTCGTCGC GGGACACTTCTGGGAAGGCACCGAGACCTCAGTCAGCCCCACGGACCGGCAG CTGTGCTGAGAGGCCGCTGGCCTCGGAGGAACCACTGTCCAAGAGCCTCTTTGGGCCGCCGCTGGAGTCAGCCTTTGACCACGAGGACTTCACGG GCTCCAGCAGCCTGGGCTTCACATCCAGCccatcccctttctcttcctcgtCCCCTGAGAATGTGGAAGACTCAGGCCTGGACTCTCCATCGCATGCTGCCCCCGACCCATCCCCTGAGTCCTGGGTCCCCAGGCCGGGCACCCCGCAGAGCCCACCCACCTGCAGGATGCAACACCCAGAGGCCAGGGGCCCCATTCCCCGTGCATCCTCGCCAGGCCCCTGGGGACCAGAGGCAGGCACAG ACTCCTCGCTGCCTGCTGACTCCACCCCCAGGGAGGGCCTAGCTGCACCACCCAGGAGACCTCGGTCCAGAAAAGTGTCCTGCCCGCTCACCAGGAGCAACGGTGACCTG TGCCGATCCCTAAGTCCCTCCCCTCTGGGATCTTCTGCCCCGAGCATCGGCCCGGATCGGCCTGGCTTCTACACTCAGATGGCTCATG GCATCTCCCGTGGCCCCAGCCCTGTGGTCCTGGGGTCCCAGGACACCCTGCCTGTGGCCACAGCCTTCACTGAGTATGTTCATGCCTATTTCCGTGGCCACAGCCCCAG ctgcctggctcgaGTCACGGGAGAATTGACCATGACCTTTCCTGCGGGCATTGTGCGAGTGTTCAGTgggaccccacccccacccgtcCTCAGCTTCCGGCTCGTGCACACGGCGCCCGTGGAACACTTTCAGCCCAACGCTGACTTGATCTTCAG TGACCCCTCCCAGAGTGACCCAGAGACGAAAGACTTCTGGCTGAACATGACGGCGCTAACAGAGGCCCTGCAACACCAGGCGGAGCAGAACCCTACCGCTTCCTACTACAACCTGGTGCTGCTGCGCTACCAG TTCTCCCGCCCTGGGCCCGAGTCAGTGCCCCTGCAAATGAGCGCCCACTGGCAGTGCGGGCCCACGCTCACGCGGGTCACGGTGGAGTACAGCTACCGTGCGGGTGCCACCACGGTGTCCACGCCGCTCACTAATGTCCAAATCCTGCTGCCTGTGGGAGAGCCGGTGACCAGCGTGCGTCTGCAGCCTGCTGCCAGCTG GAGCACAGAGGAAAAGAGATTCACGTGGAAGCTTCCAGATGTGTGTGAGACAGGAG GCTCCGGCCGCCTGTCCGCCAGCTGGCAGCCGCAGTCAGGGCCCAGTACTCCCAGCCCGGTGGCCGCGCAGTTCACCAGTGAGGGTGCCACGCTGTCCGGTCTGGACCTGGAGCTGCTGGGCGGCGGCTATCGCATGTCCCTGGTGAAGCGGAGATTCGCTACAG GGATGTACCTCACCAGCTGCTAA